The genomic DNA TCCCGAATTCAAAGAAACTTATTAAACTGATGATAGATATTGGAGATGAAAAGAGACAGTTGGTTGCAGGCATAGCATTACATTACAAGCCGGAAGAGATCGTGGGGAAGAGTGTTGTCATAGTGGCAAACCTTAAACCTGCAAAGCTTATGGGCATAGAGTCACAGGGGATGGTGCTGGCGGCAAGCAGCGGAGACACACTGACATTACTGCAGCCGGGTCAGGATATACAGCCTGGAGCAGTTGTCAAGTAGGTCAGCATATGCTAATAGACACCCACTGCCACCTGACCATGCCTGACTACGAGGCTGACAGGCCAACCGTAATACAACGTGCAATTGATGCCGGTATCTCTCATCTGATAACGATCGGCACTGACATAGAAGACAGCAGGCAGGCAATCGCCGTCGCAGAACAACACGACAACATCTACGCCGCCGTTGGTATTCACCCTCATGACGTAAAAGAGATCACAAATACTGACAAAATATCTGATACTATTAAAGAGCTTGCATCAAACAAAAAGGTAGTAGCCCTTGGAGAGACAGGTCTTGATTACCACTACATGCATTCCGAGGCCAAAATCCAGCAGGACCACTTCAGGCTTGAGATAAACCTGGCGAAATCCCTTGGACTCCCTGTTATCGTCCACAGCCGGGAGGCACAGGACGACACTCTTCAAATCCTGAAGGAAGAAAGTGTCGGGACAACCGGCGGAGTATTGCATTGCTTCTCAGGCGGCATGGAGATGGCAGAAAAGGCGATGGAGATGGGACTCTACATTTCTTTCTCCGGAGTAATCACATTTAAAAATGCCCGTAATATACTCGACATCGTGAAGGCAATTCCAATCAACAGGATACTGATTGAGACAGATGCACCCTTTCTGACCCCGGTCCCCTACAGAGGGAAGAGGAACGAACCAGCGTATGTCAGACAGGTGGCAGAAAAGATTGCAGAGGTAAAAGGTATCTCACTGGAAGAGCTGGGAAGGGCTGTAATGAGCAACGCATCAAGATTGTTCAAGATTACAATTTAAAAAAGAGGTGAACACTGATATGTCAGAGCCTATATTGATAGCCAGAGGAAACAGGGATCTGTTCCTCCTCCCTAAGATGGCCAACCGGCACGGTCTCATTGCAGGGGCCACAGGAACCGGAAAAACAGTTACACTTCAGGTAATGGCTGAGAACTTCAGCAGGGCAGGAGTTCCTGTTTTCATGGCTGACATCAAGGGGGACCTCTCAGGTATAAGCCAGCCGGGGACAGAAAAGCCAAAGATCGTGGAACGGGTTAAGCAGCTCGGGTTGACAGGTTTCAGTTATTACGCCTCCCCGGTGATATTCTGGGATGTATTCGGAGTACAGGGGCATCCTGTAAGAACCACCGTCTCAGAGATGGGGCCGCTCCTCTTCAGCCGGCTGCTGAACCTCAATGAAACCCAGAGCAGTATACTTTCGATGGTATATAAGATAGCTGATGACAACGGCATGCTCCTGCTGGATCTTAAAGATCTGCGTTCAATGGTTCAGTATGTCGGAGATAATGCCGGCGAGTTCACTACCAGTTATGGAAGGGTCTCAACGGCCAGCATTGGTGCGGTACAGCGAGGTCTGATGGCCCTGGAAGAGCAAAGCGGCGACAGGCTTTTTGGAGAGCCTGCACTGAACCTTGACGATTTGATACAGACGGACACTGATGGCAAAGGCATAATCAATATTCTCGCCGCTGATAAATTGATGCAGTCACCAAAGATGTATGCAACCTTTTTACTATGGCTCCTTTCCGAACTGTTCGAGCAGCTCCCCGAGGTTGGAGATCTGGAAAAACCCAAACTGGTTTTCTTCTTTGATGAGGCCCATCTCCTGTTTGAAGATGCGCCGTCGGTGTTGCAGGATAAGATCGAACAGGTGGTTAGACTGATACGTTCAAAAGGTGTAGGGGTTTACTTCATCAGTCAGAACCCCCTTGATCTACCGGACAAGGTACTCGGACAACTCGGCAACCGTGTCCAGCATGCCCTGCGTGCATTTACCCCACGGGATCAGAAGGCAGTGAGGGCTGCTGCAGAGACATTCCGGAGCAATCCCGGGCTTGACGTAACAGCTGCAATAACTGAACTGGGTGTGGGCGAGGCGCTGGTATCCATGCTCGATGAAAAGGGGGCCCCCGGTATTGTAGAACGGGCATTCATCCTTCCGCCGCATAGTCAAATTGGCCCCATCAACAATGGTGTCAGGGAAATGGTTATCCGCCGGTCGGCTATTTACGGTCATTATGAAAATTCTGTTGACCGTGAGTCGGCTTATGAGATGCTGAAAAAACGTGCGGAACATGCAGCTCTGAACACCGCCAGGCAAG from Nitrospirota bacterium includes the following:
- a CDS encoding TatD family hydrolase; the protein is MLIDTHCHLTMPDYEADRPTVIQRAIDAGISHLITIGTDIEDSRQAIAVAEQHDNIYAAVGIHPHDVKEITNTDKISDTIKELASNKKVVALGETGLDYHYMHSEAKIQQDHFRLEINLAKSLGLPVIVHSREAQDDTLQILKEESVGTTGGVLHCFSGGMEMAEKAMEMGLYISFSGVITFKNARNILDIVKAIPINRILIETDAPFLTPVPYRGKRNEPAYVRQVAEKIAEVKGISLEELGRAVMSNASRLFKITI
- a CDS encoding DUF853 domain-containing protein; translation: MSEPILIARGNRDLFLLPKMANRHGLIAGATGTGKTVTLQVMAENFSRAGVPVFMADIKGDLSGISQPGTEKPKIVERVKQLGLTGFSYYASPVIFWDVFGVQGHPVRTTVSEMGPLLFSRLLNLNETQSSILSMVYKIADDNGMLLLDLKDLRSMVQYVGDNAGEFTTSYGRVSTASIGAVQRGLMALEEQSGDRLFGEPALNLDDLIQTDTDGKGIINILAADKLMQSPKMYATFLLWLLSELFEQLPEVGDLEKPKLVFFFDEAHLLFEDAPSVLQDKIEQVVRLIRSKGVGVYFISQNPLDLPDKVLGQLGNRVQHALRAFTPRDQKAVRAAAETFRSNPGLDVTAAITELGVGEALVSMLDEKGAPGIVERAFILPPHSQIGPINNGVREMVIRRSAIYGHYENSVDRESAYEMLKKRAEHAALNTARQEPTSSGGNRAGRKPDSLVEVMAKSAARAIGSKVGREIMRGVLGSIFGKRS